DNA sequence from the Sceloporus undulatus isolate JIND9_A2432 ecotype Alabama chromosome 4, SceUnd_v1.1, whole genome shotgun sequence genome:
TAACTGTgactccctttacatctacatgagaATATCATGCCCCCACCACTCAACAtaacatatgaataaaaatatacttgtccctccacatttgcggctttgacttttgcagctttgattattcacagattttattaatatgttctctctaggtatatctaggtccttcagcacaactttatggtcaactttaaccaaatgtcACACTGAAGGaactacagattcctagagagaacacttcactaggcatttgtagctcctccagcacaattctatggtcaatgtctgcagatgttgaccacaaagtgaCATTGAAGTacctagggaggtgttctctcaggtaagaacatagtgcttttgttatttgcagtttttccacattcacagggatcctgtgcccctaacaccaCCAAATGTGGAGGCACAAGTGTATACAGGGAGATagagtccttcaaatagcctggatccaagccgtatagggctttataggtcaaaaccagcactgtatcattacagtgcgcccgtgccatacgcgggtgcgccatacgcggccttgagcatacgcgctcaagccgcggggcgcgcacagggcggaaggggctgcgtgtcccatttaattgaatgggcgtgtgcgcccgtTGTGCCCTGCGCGCGCCCGCACCGCCGTGCTGCCGCACACGagctccattgtttccaatggggctcgagcataggcggaattcgccttacgtggagggatccggaacagatccctcgcataaggcgaggacggactgtaaatGTACTATTAGTTAGTcagtccttattattattattattattattaagctttatttatatagcgctgcaaatttacacagcactgtacataaaatcatttaattggaCTGTTCCCTGCCTttatgcttacaatctaagaagacacaacacaaaaggagaagggaatggttgaggggaaggggatcaggtccagcattcttctttccctctgaggcctggaccaaggcagatggacagatggagagcTCTGTaacttaaggataggcctgatggcattggcccaccctctctccctttAAATCAATATGAAAGTTCCTGCATTACACTCCCACAAATTAGGTTTGATCTTTCTTTATATCAAGGTGAAAAACACAAGAAGTCTTCCTAGTAGTAAGATATCACCCAGACACATTCATAAAGTAACAGTTTCTAAGTACCTGCTGAGGTGTAATACTCTGCCTAACATTTTGCTCCACCCAGTTTATCATGTGATCTTGTTCCATGCGCCTCTTGAGATGCTGCAATGCCACTTGATAGTCTAGCCGCTTCTTCACCTCATTGTATACAGTCAGCATCCTCTCTCTGTAGTTGGTTTCCAGCAGCATAGCAACATTGTTCTagaacaagaaaacaaatatatcaTTTGCCATCATTATTCTGATTAAAGTGATTGTGAAATATATTCAATGCATTTACAGATTTGTTTTTCTGTCTTCAAGATTTACATATAAACCTTTAAGAAGTACACAAGGCGATCAGTCCCACTAAATTttatctccatcttcaaaaacagAGTTGGTAAATTTAGACATTAACCACTATCTTTGTCTGACTCTTTGTTTTGATCATTTCCCTTTCTCCAGTAACAAGCGATAATCATTTTGCAGCCGTTAGCATTATCACACCATCACCCCCGCCCCAGTAAGACTATCAGGACAAGCTATTACTACAATATGCTCAAATGAGACATCTAAATTTGGCAAGTATTTCAATAGCCTGAAATACATCTTTCCCCAGCTTGATGCTCTTTAGATGATTTGGATCACATCTCCCATAATCCCAGTCTGGCATGGGCAATGGTCAGGCATATGGAAGAcaatagatatagaatgggttcTGTATTTTCTTTGACCAAATTGGTCAGTGTAGTATATGATATCTGAAACATTTATATATGAACTGATTTAGGTCTAGTTCTAAATGTCAGCATCATTCCCAAACAATATATTTTCCAGTTATCCCTCAGCAATCACATATAATCATTTTTGTGCCAAATCATTTAACAGTACAAATTACAGCATATCAAATCTAGAAATTCTAATTATTTGCAGAAAAAATGGGTGTGTACTCTCCACATTCTCTACTAAAAAGAGGAGTAAGTCCACCATGGATTACTAAAGCTGTGATGTTATGGTTTCTCTGCAGGAACAGTGCACTCCAACCCAATTTTTGTGCCTTCCAAGTTTCCCCTGAATGCCCCACATTCTCCACTTTATACTGTACCCGCTTGGCATCAAAGAGATAGTGGCGACCTTCAACCCGCCActgctctttcttttcctccgCAATTGTCTTTTCAAGGTGGGCTATCATATTATTTTTCACAGCAGCTGCAGTAGCAATTTTTTCCTGAAATCAAAACAAATAAGCACATCCTGAGAGAAATCCAGTTTCTGAGTCAAACTTACAGGTTCTTATCCAACTTCATATTAGAAGTCACTGTATGGTATCTACTCATCATACTAGAGCTGACGAGTAGAAGTTAAAAATATTGCACACAATAAGCACAAGCAATTTGACACGAGACAGATCATTTCAAACACAGTAGACTTTCTTGCCTATCTGGATAGACAAACAGTACATTGGGCAACGTTTTTTAAATACTTCTCATCATTCTAACTTGGTTAATGCTGTATGATATTATGCTCCAAGTCTGGACAAAGGTTATAATAAAAGTATGAAAACCTGCTTCTTGAGTAAAATCTTGAGGGAAATTAAATTAGAAGATCCTTTTGCTTAGATTGAGAAGTATGATAAAACTCACTGGAAAATTCTGGGATAATGATGAAGCACCATCATCCTCAACACAGCACATCAAGGTTACAACTACAGGCTAAGGGAGGAGTTTGAAGTGCATCAAAGGCCTGGTGAACTCAATGTAATTTCTGTGTGAACATATACAGGATTTTACTTACTAGTAACCAGTAACTAACTGATCTACCAACTGACAAGGGAGGATGATGCTAAAATGGGAGGTAGTCATTAGTAGATTCTATTACTTACAAGTACAAAAGACATGACATGTTAAGAAGTGTGATGATTACTAGGTAATATGCTAAGCTACATGAACCTCTAGAAGAGTATCTCACTTTATACAAGTTGTATTTTATCTCCTACAAACTCATTTTGTTAGTGAGTTACAACAAAGATACTGTCTTACCTCATTGAGTTTGTCAGCAAAAGCTGCCACATCAGCACCGTATTTCTTAATCCCATATATGATCAGTCCCACAATACAAATACCAGCTACTGTTTCATGGTTAATTATGTAAATTTCCTTAGAGAGGAGATAGAGCAGAAGTCCAGTCCCAAGCATATAAGGGCCTAAAACAAGACAATAAGAATACAATTACAAAGATACATATTCAACATAATGGAAATTGGCTGGAAAAGGGTATTGCAGAAGTACTAAATAGTTTTCCATCCTTTTACACATGATCTGTCAGAGAATTTATTTGCTTTTGAACAGGACCACACAGAAATTGAGAAAAACAACTCTTAACTGAATTATCAGAAGTGCTATTTCTCTTTCGAAAACTGGATACCCAACAACCAAGGTAATCAGCATCACTCACAGACAATTTCTCTTTTTAACAGGAggataaagttctttgttgtttctgaGTTAAGAGATTCCAAAACTCAACATCTCACAAGtttcttgtttttctgaaatCCTAATCCATACATGATCAACCTGAAG
Encoded proteins:
- the ATP5PB gene encoding ATP synthase F(0) complex subunit B1, mitochondrial, with the protein product MLSRLALRALAPAGLKSWAPSLTAGVLQVSRPLHTSQAHLAPVPPLPETGGKVRHGIFPEEFFQFLYPKTGVTGPYMLGTGLLLYLLSKEIYIINHETVAGICIVGLIIYGIKKYGADVAAFADKLNEEKIATAAAVKNNMIAHLEKTIAEEKKEQWRVEGRHYLFDAKRNNVAMLLETNYRERMLTVYNEVKKRLDYQVALQHLKRRMEQDHMINWVEQNVRQSITPQQEKESIAKCILDLKTLSKSARAAV